A window of Deltaproteobacteria bacterium genomic DNA:
CGTTGCCTGACCCAGGAAGAAATCAATACGTGTTATGCTGAGGCTTTACCGGGTGTGAAGGTTCCCACGCTTGTGGGGCTTTAGGGTTCGTTTTCTTTGAGCCAATCGGCAACAGCAAGAAGGTCTTTAAGTTTAGCATCCGGGGTACTTAGCTCTGCGGGAATATCGCGGGTGATTTCGAGCGGTAATTCATTGCGTGGTCCTTCCACGAGAATGCTTTTAGCGCCCGCGAGATGGCCTGCGACAACACTCGAGACGTGGTCTCCAACGACGAAGCTGCGGCCTAAATCAACGGAGAAATCCCCGGATGCTTGGTGGAGTAGGGATGCTTCAGGGAATCGGCATTCGCACTTCTCTGTGTATTTTTCTTCAGTACCGTTCGGATCATGAGGGCAGGCATAGATACCATCGATGAAAGCCATCGGGTCTTGCTCTGAGATGAAACAGACGAGGTTGCAGTGAAGGTCTTCAAGCTTGGATTCTGAGATCAAGCCGTGGGCGACTGGGGTATGATTCGTGACTAAGAAGACAGTGTAGCCCAGGTCGCGAATCTTTCGGATAGCTTCGCCAACATGCGGAAAGATTTCACTCTTTTCGACGTCGGCGCGCTCATTTTGAAGCGGTATTAAAACACCATCTCTATCTAAAAATATGCCTCGGTTGTGACCACTCATAGAAGTTATTTTAACCCAAGGTGAGGTGCTGAGCCCAGCAACATCTTGAGGAAATATTGGTGCAGGTAGGCTCTTTACTTACATTGATAAGCTCTCCATATCAAAAACATACTGCATCAAGGCGGTGGACGGTGGACTGCCACAAGGCCATTTAAACTCAATACACGGTACTTGGTATTCGAAAGACAAGATGAACTGAGCCAAATGCCAAAGAATATTTTCAGCTGGATAACGGTTTGTGGTAAAAAACGAATACGGACATGAATAAATTATTACGACAAAAGATCTCGATTTTTCTATGTGCAGCATGGCTCGTGAGTGGTTGCTCCGGGGTGTCGTCGCAAAAAGAAATTGTTGTCTCGGATGATGTTGATTTAGACGACGCACAAGATATTGCAGCTTATTTTTATGGGCAGCATTTGAGCCGTTTTGGTGATCATCCACTGATGCGGGCCAAGTCATTTGAGGACACATTAGAAATTTTACGTGCCGACAATATCGCGCTTTTTCCGGCGGGAATCCGAGCGGCCCTGGTCATTCATGGGGTGAAGGGCCGGGCGATGGTTGCCCAAATGGAATTAGCCTGGGGTGAGGCACTGCTCATGCTGGGGCAAGCGCAGCTGAAAGTTTTGGAGCGACTTGCCCCGTATAAGCTTAAAGAGCAGGCAGGCCTGGACGCCGGGACGCTTGATGCCGATCAGAAAGCGGAATTTAGCGAGTTTTGTGATGCCTACGATCAGTCAGAAGCGTTAGCGAATGCTTTAGTTCGTGTTGCAAGGCATCGAATAGAGGTTGGTGGCGTGGCTGCGAGCCAGGTGATTAAGGAATTTCCTCGCAGCTATCTTGGCTATCGGGTGGCGGCCGACTTTTATCGGTTAACCCAGAATTGGGCATTGTTTGATGAAGTGATGAATAAACTTCAGCAGCTTAATCCCGTGAGTGTGGGCCTGGCTTTCCAAAAGGGTGCCGCTGCAAGGCACCGGGATAAGGATTTAGAGAGTGCTCGGCGTTGGTTCTCAGTCGCCTTGTCTCGAGATGCTAGGTTTACCAGGGCATCGGTTCATCAGGTTATGAGTCAAGACAGCTACATCGAATTCGAGCGAGCGTTTCAGAAATTTCGAGGGCTTCACCCGGACCATCAGTTGGTTTTGTGGACCGCACCGCTGATTGGAAGGCTGCATCAGGCACGCATCGGTAAGCCGGACTTACGGCTACCTGTGATTGAGTGAATCCAATTCTAGTAGTGCCACGGGAATTGAAGAAAATCCTGCTCACGTTTTTCAACAAATGATTCTCTACCCTCTTTAGCTTCAGGGGTACCGTAGGCTAGGCGTGTTGCTTCGCCGGCAAAGAGCTGCTGGCCAACAAGGCCATCGTCTATCATGTTAAAGGCATATTTAATCATGCGCATCGCGGTCGGGCTTTTGTTGTTCATGGTCGCGGCCCATTCGAGAGCAACATCTTCAAGTTCTGCATGAGGTACAACTTTGTTAACCATACCCATCTGAAATGCTTCGTCGGCTGAGTAGTTGTGACCGAGGAAAAAGATTTCTCTGGCGCGCTTTTGCCCACACTGGCGTGCGAGTAGGGCAGAGCCGTAACCGCCATCAAAACTCGCTACATCTGGATCGGTCTGTTTGAAAACAGCGTGCTCTTTACTCGCGATGGTCAGGTCACAAACAACGTGAAGGCTGTGACCGCCTCCTACTGCCCAACCCGGAACGACAGCGACTACAATTTTAGGCATGAAGCGGATCAGTCGCTGAACTTCGAGAATATGAAGTCTGCCGAGCCTTGCTTGATCTACGTTACCTTCATCCGCGCCTTCGTATTTGTAGCCGTCTTTTCCACGGATGCGCTGGTCCCCTCCGGAGCAGAATGCCCAGCCACCATCTTTAGGGGACGGTCCATTGCCAGTGATTAAGACTGTTCCAACATCCGATGACATACGAGCGTGGTCTAATGTCCGGTAAAGTTCATCGACTGTATTTGGACGGAAAGCGTTTCGTACCTCGGGGCGATTGAAGGCGATGCGAACTGTGCCCTGATTTTTCGCACGGTGATACGTAATATCTCTGAGATTAAATCCCTCTACTTCGTCCCACTTCTCAGGATTGAAAATATCTGAAACCATTACCGTCTCCTTGCTAGAATACACTCCCGGATTCTTCCGGGCTCTTCAGCTCGCACATCAGGCCCAAGTCGTCAACGGATCCGAGTGAATCCAGGCTGAATAATTGCTTCCATAAGTGCTTCTTGATGCGCTTGCGCTAGTACGTACTGAGCCCCTTTCGTTGCAAATCGCGACAATCTGTTAGGAAAAAGATTTGACCGCGATCCTTGTGTAAGGCACTTGTAGTAGAGTGCGAGACATGAAGTACAAGAGCCGGTTAACGGGGCGAAATCGCACCATGTTGACAGTGGCCAATGACAGTATGCAACGAAGCCGAAGTCGCAGGCGTACTCGTGAAGCTTCCCGCAAGGTGTTTCTAGCGAGTATGCTCGGTGGGGTGGTCGCAGTGGGCATGCTTTTCCTGCCGGATGGCGAAGACCAGCCAAGCACAGCTCCCAAGCAGGCTTCGAACACTGCTACTGAAACTCCGAATATTCTGAGAGCTTCAAGTCATATTGGGGATACGGTCAAAAACAACCGAGATGTTGAAAAAGCTAAACCTGTTATGGCCAGAGCCATCGCCACTGACGCGCAGCAATCCAAAACTCGTAACGCAGTCCTTCAGGAGCCCGAGCCCACTGTCCAGTTGCCGGATGTGCCCGAAGCCCGAAAGCAAATCGACGTAAAAAAAGAAGCGACATTGCCCCAACCCAAAGCTGAGGTTAAGCCAGTTGCCGCTGAAAGCCGCCTGAAGCAGATGGTGAGTGAACGCAGCCAGAAAAAGGAAGTAAAGTTTCCGGGGGTCAATCAGGTACTTTCTAAGAAGCTCTTTACACTCTTTGATGACTACGATGTTCCTGAAGCAGCGGTGGCGGTGGTCGACATCAAGACAGGCGAAGTTCTCACCGCGCTTGGTTACGAAGATGGAGCTTTAGCAAATTCTCATGCGACAACCGCGAAGTGGCCAGCAGCGAGTGTATTCAAGATTGTCACGGCATCTGCTTTGATGGGCAAAGGGCTCCATAGTAAAAGTGAGATTTGTTTTAACGGTGGTTTTCGACCCATTACCGCGGCTGATCTTCGCGGCAAAACTGGTAACACCTGTGCGAGCATGAAGACTTCATTTTCTCGAAGCTACAATGTTCCATTTGCTCGGTGGTCCAATGCATTTCTCTCTCGCTCTGAATTGGCAGCGGAGGCCCACGCCTTTGGCTTTCAGCGTCCTAATGTCCTTGGATTATCCAAGTCGGCGAACGGTAATTTCGATATCCCTCTAGACAAGCTCAAGCGAGCCGGCACTGCCGCGGGCTTTGGTGATATTCATCTTTCTCCGTTGCACGGCGCACTGATGGCGGCAGCGGTAGGCAACGGCGGGGTAGCTCGCAAACCTGTTTGGAAAGTCGGCCAAGCCACTCAAGAAGTACGACTCTTTCCAAGCAGCCGTTCAAAAGCATTGCGGCAAATGATGGTTGCCACAGTTACTTCGGGAACTGCCCGGAAAACCTTCAAGGAGCAGGGTAAGCCGGCCCTTGGCAAGCATGGCGGCGGCGGGAAAACTGGAACTCTCGGTCACCGTGGACGCGACTTAAGCTGGTTTGTTGGCTTCGCTCCGGCTGAAAATCCGCGTTATGCGGTTGGTGCCTATGTGGCGAATCGACCCACTTGGCGTATCAGAGCTTCTTATGTAGGGCGCGAAGCGTTGCGCTCAGCTCTTTTAAAGACAAGTCCATATCGGCCTCGCGGTCACTCCTTGGCCAGTCGATAGGGCTCTAAATAGCCCTAAATCTCTGCATTTTAGACTCGACCTAATCGTCTTCCTGGCATATGCGGTCTGATTAATCCGATCCAGTCTATGTGGCTTGTGAATTCCTGGACGGCAATGGTTGATCAAGGAGATAGGCATGCCTATTGAAATTATATTGGATAAAATTTCTAACACACGCATCGAAGAGGTTGATGACCTTCTCGTGGAATGGTTCGTGGAGCGGCTGGATGAACGCTTAACGCCGGTCGGTAAAGCCTTTAAAATCCAATACACAGCCGAACAATATACGAATGTTGTGAGTGTGCGCGGTAAAGTCACCGGAGCAGTAGCTTGTTTGTGTTCAAGATGCGGCGAAGAGATTGAGTGGCCGGTCGAGACTGATTTTGTACACCGGTATGTATCCAAGGGCGACTTACACAAAGACAAGATGACTCAGGAGAGCCGCGAAGAAATCGCACTCGATGTTTCTGAGCATGATGGGGCCATGGTCGATATTGCTCCTATCGCGATTGAGCAAATGGTTGTGGAGCTTCCTTTTGCTCCAACCTGCTTACCTGGAATGGTGTCGGGCTGTGCTGAACTCGGAGATGAACCACTTGAATTTGGGGATACTGAGCCTTTGGTCCAAGAAGAAACATCGTGGAGCAAGGCATTAAAGGGCTTAGATAAGTCCAAGCTAAAAGACTCTTAGTGTTCTGTAGTCTGCTCGGCTCCCCAACTAATTAATAAAATCGAGGATAGTGAATGTTGGAAATAAAGCCTGAATCTGTTGTGTTTAGTGAGCTTCGCGAAGTCCTTAAAAAGCGGATCGTCTTCATGGATGGCGCAATGGGAACGATGATTCAGAAGCACAAGTTGGGGGAAGAAGATTTTCGAGGCGATGCGTTCAAAGACCACCCTAGTGATCTCAAGGGGAACAATGACCTCTTGTCGATTACGGCTCCAAAAATCATTTATGATATCCATCGGGAATTTCTAGACGCGGGAAGCGATATCATTGAAACCAACACCTTCAGTGCCACGACGATTGGTATGGCAGACTACGGCCTTGAGTCGGCGGTTCGAGATATCAATTACGATTCTGCTGTACTCGCGAAGCAGGTAGTCAATGACTTCATGGCCGACAATCCCGGCCGAAAGTGTTGGGTCGCGGGCGCCATCGGACCCACGAATAGAACGGCTTCGATGTCACCGGATGTGAATGATCCCGGTTTTCGTGCGGTTACTTTTAACGAGTTAGTCGACGCCTACTACGAGCAAGTAGAAGCCTTGGTAGAGGGCGGTGTGGACATTTTGCTGCCCGAGACCACGTTCGATACGCTTAACCTCAAAGCTTCCTTGTTTGCCATCGAGAAATTTCATGATCAGCATCATGAGCGTCTACCGGTTATTGTCTCGGTGACGATTACCGATAATTCAGGGCGAACCTTGTCCGGCCAAACGATTGATGCCTGTTGGATATCTATTGCCGATATGAAGCCTTTCTGCGTGGGCATCAACTGTGCATTGGGTGCAGATGCCATGGCGCCTCATGTAAAGTCTTTGGCGCGTATCTCCGATGCCTACGTTCATTGTTATCCGAATGCAGGTCTACCGAATCCACTCAACCCGGCAGGCTACGATGAAACGCCTGATGATACCGCTGCAGCGCTGAGGCGTTTGGCAGAGGATGGGCTTTTGAATATGGCCGGTGGTTGTTGCGGAACCACGCCCGACCATATCAAAGCAATTGTGGATGGTCTTAAAACGGTGACCCCGCGTGAATTGCCCGAGCTTCCTTACGCCACTCGGTTGAGCGGGCTTGAGCCATGTATTTTAGCGGGTGACAAACCTCCCTTTATGATGGTTGGTGAGCGTACCAACGTGACGGGTTCACCGAGGTTTCGTAAATTGATTAAAGAAGACCGCTTCGATGACGCTCTGGCGGTAGCCCGTCAGCAAGTCGAAAATGGTGCCAATGTAATCGATATTAACTTCGATGAGGGACTCTTAGACAGTGTCGCGTGCATGCAAAGGTTTTTGCATCTCGTTGCGGCTGAGCCAGATATCGCACGTGTGCCCATCATGATTGATAGCTCAAAGTGGGAAGTAATCGAAGCCGGACTGCAATGTGTCCAGGGTAAGGGCGTCGTAAACTCCATTAGCCTTAAAGGCGGTGAAGAAGAGTTTCTGCGGCATGCAAGTCTATGCATGCGTTACGGCGCTGCCGTTATTGTCATGGCGTTTGATGAGAAGGGCCAAGCGGCCACTGTCGAAGATAAAGTTCGAATTGCGAAAAGAGCATACAAGCTACTGACGGAAACCGTGGGCATGTCGCCTTCAGATATCATCTTCGACCTAAACGTATTGACGGTTGCGACCGGTATGGAAGAGCACGCCAATTATGGTGTGAACTTTATTGAGGGTATTCGCGAGGTGAAAAAGGCCTGTCCTGGCGTGAGAACCAGCGGCGGAATCAGCAACGTTTCATTTTCATTCCGTGGTAACAATACCGTACGTGAAGCGATGCATGCGGCTTTTCTATATCACTCGATTTCAGCTGGCCTTGATATGGGCATCGTGAATGCGGGAATGCTGGAAGTCTACCAGGAGATTGAACCCGAACTCTTAGAGCGTGTCGAAGATGTTTTACTGAACCGACGTGAAGACGCTACGGAGCGACTGGTAGACTTTGCGGAGACAGTGAAGGGCGTTAAGAAGGATAAAGCCACTACAAACTTGGTGTGGCGAGAAGCTGACGTGAATGCGCGAATTTCTCATGCATTGGTCAACGGAATTACGGACTTTATCGAAGCTGATACGGAAGAGGCGAGAGTCGCACTGGGGCGTCCCCTTCATGTGATTGAAGGTCCTTTGATGGACGGCATGAAAGTGGTGGGTAAGCTATTTGGTGAAGGTAAGATGTTCTTACCCCAGGTTGTAAAAAGTGCACGTGTGATGAAACGCGCGGTGGCTTATCTCACTCCCTTTATGGAAGACGAGAAAGATGGCGCTGGAGCAACGAATGCAGGTACTTTCTTGATCGCAACGGTTAAGGGCGATGTACACGACATTGGTAAAAACATCGTCGGCGTGGTCTTGGCTTGCAACAACTATAAAGTGATTGACCTCGGCGTGATGGTTGATTGTGAATCGATCTTGAATGCTGCCGAAGAACACAAAGCTGATCTCATTGGGATGAGTGGTCTGATTACTCCGTCTCTTGATGAGATGAATCACAATGCCAGTGAAATGCAAAAACGTGGGATGACGACCCCACTTTTAGTGGGTGGGGCTACAACGAGCCGCGCTCATACCGCCATCAAGATAGCACCTGCTTATGAGTGCCCGGTGGTTCATATTACTGATGCTTCTTTGGTCGTGGAGGCTTGTAATGAACTGCTGAGCAGCGACCGAAAAGAAGCTTATGTTACGAAGGTTAAGGTTGCTCAGGAGGAAGAGCGAGTACGTTACGCAGCTCGCTCCGAGGCGCAGAATTTTCTCAAACTAGAGCAAGCTCGTAGCCGAGCTCCTGAATTGACATGGGATCACCTCAAAGGGAATGCGCCACCTCTTGGTTTAAAGGTTTTTGATAATATCGCGCTCGAGACCCTGGTACCTTATATCGACTGGTCCCCGTTTTTCTGGACTTGGGAACTGAAGGGAACCTTTCCAAAAATTTTGGATCACAAAGACCGAGGCGAGCAGGCGACAGAACTCTATGCAGATGCACAGCGTTTATTGAAAGAGATTGTTGAGCATAAGCGGTTGACGGCAAAAGCAGTTGCTGGTCTCTGGCCTGCCTATCGAGATGGTGACGATGTTCGTGTTTTGAATCCCGATGACTCAAGTAAAGAGCTCTGCTCGTTTCACTTCTTACGACAACAAATAGACCGGGGTGCCAAGAAGCCACAGCAATGTCTCGCTGACTTCGTGGCAACTCGTGATCAAGGTGCGGACCACATTGGTGCTTTTGCGGTAACTATGGGGTCCGAAGTCGAAGCAATGGCTCAAGGTTATCGCGACCAGCAAGACGACTACTCGGCTATTATTATCCAGGCTTTGGGTGACCGATTGGCCGAAGCCCTGGCCGAGTATGTTCATAAAATTATGCGAGACGAGTGGGGCTATGGCACCGAAGAGGCCATTGATGCCTCAGGTGAAGTCGACGAATCTTACTTGAAGTTTTTACTGAAGGAAGAGTATCGCGGTATTCGCCCAGCAGCCGGATATCCCGCTTGTCCTGATCATACTGAAAAAGAGACACTTTGGACTTTACTCTCCGCAGCAGAGAACATCGGTGCAACTTTGACGTCCAGTTTTGCGATGAATCCAGCTTCATCGGTGTCGGGGCTCTATTTTGGGCATCCAAAGGCCCGATATTTCAATGTAGGCAAGATCAGTGACGATCAGCTCTTGAATTATTCGGTCCGCAAAGAGATGATCTTAGATGAGGCTAAGAAGTGGCTTCGTCCAAATTTATAGTCTCGCAGGAGCGACGCGTAGATATGTCAGATCCGATTGATGAAATATTTGAAGCTTTAGCTCGAGAGCGTTCTGGTGGCGTCGTGTCTCTGCATTTGGCATGGTCTGCGGCACTCAAGAAGCTGGCGACAAGTGAGATGGATGCTGAACACATCGAGATATTGGCTGCCACATGCCGAGCTCCTCGTGACGTTGAATTGGTCGCTTCTCTTTTCGGAGCAACTGGAAACGCCGAGATGATGCTCGGTGAAGCTACGCAAGACTCGAGTTACCCAGTAGGTGATATTCTACAAGGTGTCCTTGGTCTCTGCCGCCACCTCGACCGTGACCGCCGTAAAACCACTCTAAAAATGGCCATCGGTTTTGTTCGGTGTTGTGAGGAAAGCATGGCGACCTATCCGGGCCTAGATACCTTGGCTCAGGTGGTCGACCAGATGCTCGAGGAGCATGGTTTCGAGGGTTAAGCCATCACGCGAACGGGTTCTACTCATCGGCCACGCGTACTTTTAGTAATGATAAAATTTGGTCGCTGGCGGCATTGCCGGTTGACACTACCG
This region includes:
- a CDS encoding HAD-IIIA family hydrolase, giving the protein MSGHNRGIFLDRDGVLIPLQNERADVEKSEIFPHVGEAIRKIRDLGYTVFLVTNHTPVAHGLISESKLEDLHCNLVCFISEQDPMAFIDGIYACPHDPNGTEEKYTEKCECRFPEASLLHQASGDFSVDLGRSFVVGDHVSSVVAGHLAGAKSILVEGPRNELPLEITRDIPAELSTPDAKLKDLLAVADWLKENEP
- a CDS encoding 1,4-dihydroxy-2-naphthoyl-CoA synthase — its product is MVSDIFNPEKWDEVEGFNLRDITYHRAKNQGTVRIAFNRPEVRNAFRPNTVDELYRTLDHARMSSDVGTVLITGNGPSPKDGGWAFCSGGDQRIRGKDGYKYEGADEGNVDQARLGRLHILEVQRLIRFMPKIVVAVVPGWAVGGGHSLHVVCDLTIASKEHAVFKQTDPDVASFDGGYGSALLARQCGQKRAREIFFLGHNYSADEAFQMGMVNKVVPHAELEDVALEWAATMNNKSPTAMRMIKYAFNMIDDGLVGQQLFAGEATRLAYGTPEAKEGRESFVEKREQDFLQFPWHY
- a CDS encoding DUF177 domain-containing protein, whose amino-acid sequence is MPIEIILDKISNTRIEEVDDLLVEWFVERLDERLTPVGKAFKIQYTAEQYTNVVSVRGKVTGAVACLCSRCGEEIEWPVETDFVHRYVSKGDLHKDKMTQESREEIALDVSEHDGAMVDIAPIAIEQMVVELPFAPTCLPGMVSGCAELGDEPLEFGDTEPLVQEETSWSKALKGLDKSKLKDS
- the metH gene encoding methionine synthase, producing the protein MLEIKPESVVFSELREVLKKRIVFMDGAMGTMIQKHKLGEEDFRGDAFKDHPSDLKGNNDLLSITAPKIIYDIHREFLDAGSDIIETNTFSATTIGMADYGLESAVRDINYDSAVLAKQVVNDFMADNPGRKCWVAGAIGPTNRTASMSPDVNDPGFRAVTFNELVDAYYEQVEALVEGGVDILLPETTFDTLNLKASLFAIEKFHDQHHERLPVIVSVTITDNSGRTLSGQTIDACWISIADMKPFCVGINCALGADAMAPHVKSLARISDAYVHCYPNAGLPNPLNPAGYDETPDDTAAALRRLAEDGLLNMAGGCCGTTPDHIKAIVDGLKTVTPRELPELPYATRLSGLEPCILAGDKPPFMMVGERTNVTGSPRFRKLIKEDRFDDALAVARQQVENGANVIDINFDEGLLDSVACMQRFLHLVAAEPDIARVPIMIDSSKWEVIEAGLQCVQGKGVVNSISLKGGEEEFLRHASLCMRYGAAVIVMAFDEKGQAATVEDKVRIAKRAYKLLTETVGMSPSDIIFDLNVLTVATGMEEHANYGVNFIEGIREVKKACPGVRTSGGISNVSFSFRGNNTVREAMHAAFLYHSISAGLDMGIVNAGMLEVYQEIEPELLERVEDVLLNRREDATERLVDFAETVKGVKKDKATTNLVWREADVNARISHALVNGITDFIEADTEEARVALGRPLHVIEGPLMDGMKVVGKLFGEGKMFLPQVVKSARVMKRAVAYLTPFMEDEKDGAGATNAGTFLIATVKGDVHDIGKNIVGVVLACNNYKVIDLGVMVDCESILNAAEEHKADLIGMSGLITPSLDEMNHNASEMQKRGMTTPLLVGGATTSRAHTAIKIAPAYECPVVHITDASLVVEACNELLSSDRKEAYVTKVKVAQEEERVRYAARSEAQNFLKLEQARSRAPELTWDHLKGNAPPLGLKVFDNIALETLVPYIDWSPFFWTWELKGTFPKILDHKDRGEQATELYADAQRLLKEIVEHKRLTAKAVAGLWPAYRDGDDVRVLNPDDSSKELCSFHFLRQQIDRGAKKPQQCLADFVATRDQGADHIGAFAVTMGSEVEAMAQGYRDQQDDYSAIIIQALGDRLAEALAEYVHKIMRDEWGYGTEEAIDASGEVDESYLKFLLKEEYRGIRPAAGYPACPDHTEKETLWTLLSAAENIGATLTSSFAMNPASSVSGLYFGHPKARYFNVGKISDDQLLNYSVRKEMILDEAKKWLRPNL